CCTTGCCGTGGCGGTTGCCCTGGGCATGCTCCTGCACAAGGGTGCCCTGCGCATCAACCTCAGCCGCTTCTTCACCTGGACCGGAGCAGCCCTCATCATCGTTGCCGGCGGCGTCCTGGCCTATGGCGTCCATGACCTGCAGGAAGCACGCGTGCTGCCCGGGCTGAACTCCCTGGCCTTCGATGTTTCGCACATCATCGCTCCCAGCGGCTGGCTGGCCACGCTGCTCAAGGGCGTCTTCAACTTCTCTCCCGCCACCACCTGGCTTGAAGCAACGGCATGGACGCTGTACGTCATCCCGGTGATGTGGCTTTACTTCCGCAGCGTTCACCGCAGCGGTTCCCGCCGGGACACGACCGCGTCCCGGCCCGTGACGGCAGCCTGATTCCGCTGCCGACAGCACCCTAAGGAATAACCATGAAGGCACACCCCTCACTTGCGCCGGCCGTGCTGCTGGCCGTTGCCGCCCTGGCACTCAGCGGCTGCACCGATAACACTGCTGCCGGTGACGGCGGCGGCATCGCCGTGAGCAGCACCGCCGATGACTGCTCGGTCGCAACGGATACCGCCCCCGGCGGAACCATCCGCTTCGATGTCACCAACGACGGCGATGAAGTCACCGAGTTCTATCTCCTGGCAGAGGACGGGCTGCGGATCGTCGGTGAAGTGGAAAACATCGGCCCCGGCCTCACCCGCGATCTGGTGGTCATGGCACCCGAAGGCAAGTACTTCACTGCGTGCAAGCCCGGGATGGTGGGGGATGGCATCCGTTCCGCCTTCACCGTCACGGAAGCACCGGCGGGACAGGAAATCAGCGCCGACCGCGCCGAACTGCAGGACACCGCCGTCAACCTGTACGCGGCATACGTCAAGGACCAGGCGGCCCAGCTCGTGGAAGGTACCCGGGAGTTCGCAGCCGCATTTGCAGCCGGCGAGGAAGAGACGGCGCGCGCCCTCTACCCGCAGGTCCGCATGCACTGGGAGCGCATCGAACCCGTGGCGGAATCCTTCGGAGACCTGGACCCGATCCTGGACGCACGGGAAGCCGATCTTGAAGAGGGCGATGAATTCACCGGCTGGCACCGGGCCGAAAAGGACCTCTGGGCCCCCGTTGATTACACCAAGATGACCGCGGAAGAGCGCAGCTACATTGCGGACAAGATGGTGGCGGACACGGAGGAGCTGTTCAGCCGCACCCAGGAACTGACCTTTACGGCGGACAAGCTGGCCAACGGCGCCAAAGAGCTGTTGGATGAAGTGGCCACCGGCAAGGTGACCGGTGAAGAGGAGTTCTTCTCCCATACCGACCTTTGGGATTTCCAGGCCAACGTGGACGGCGCCCGGATTGCCTACGAGGATCTGAAGCCGCTGCTGGCCGAGAACGACGGCGACCTCGACGCAGCGCTCGAGGAGAACTTTGCAGCGCTCCAGGAACTGCTGGACCAGTACCGGGTGGACGACGGTTTCAAGCTCTACACCGAGCTGACGGACGAGCAGATCCAGGAACTCAGTGCGGCCGTGGACTCGCTCAGCGAGCCCCTGTCCAAACTGACGGCAGCGGTCGTTAAGTAGGGCGGCGAACACATGTGTCCGCAAGAATCGCGCGGCGGGGGAGGCCTGAGCCGCAGGGGATTGTTCACTGCGGCCGGAGCCGGAGGCATCGGACTTGCCGCCGGTGCTGCCGGGGCGTTCGCAGCGGGAAGGGAGCGCAGTTCGCCGGTCAACGACGTCGTGCCCCTTTACGGCGCGCATCAGGCGGGCATCACCACGGAGGCCCAGGACCACATGCACACCGCGGCCTTTGATCTGACGGCGTCCACGCGGCAATCGGTCATTTCGCTGCTGCGGGACTGGACCGAAGCCGCGGAAGCCATGACGGCGGGCCGCGACGTCGGTGCCACCGGAGCTTCGGGCGGTGCCTACGACGCACCGCCCGAAGACACCGGCGAAGCACAGGATCTGCACGCGGCGCACCTGACAATTACCTTCGGGTTCGGCCGGACGCTGTTCGAGAAGGACGGCGAGGACCGTTACGGAGTCCGCTCCCGCCTGCCCGCTGCGCTGATCGACCTTCCGCTCTTTTCCGGGGATGCCCTTGAGCCGAACCGGACCGGCGGGGACCTGATGGTCCAGGCCTGCGCCGACGATCCCCAGGTGGCGGTGCATGCGGTGCGGAACCTCTCCCGGATTGCCTTCGGGCGGGCGCGGGTGCGGTGGTCGCAGCTCGGCTTTGGGCGGACTGCCTCCACCTCGACGGGCCAGGTGACGCCGCGCAACCTGTTTGGTTTCAAGGACGGCACCGCCAACATCATGGCGCAGGATCGGGATCTGCTGGACAAACACGTGTGGGTGGGAGGCAGCCCGGCTGCTGAAGCATGGCTCGACGGCGGCACCTACGCGGTGATGCGCCGGATCCGAATGCACGTGGAGACCTGGGACCGGACCACCCTGCGCGAGCAGGAACTGGTGGTGGGGCGCACCAAGCGAAAGGGTGCCCCGCTGTCCGGAGGGGACGAATTTACAGCACCGGATTTTTCGCTTCCGGGCAGAAACGGGCCGCTGATCGACGCAGGGTCACACCTGGCGCTGGCCCATCCGGACCACAACGGCGGAGTGCACATGCTGCGCCGCGGTTACAACTATGCCGACGGCACGGATGACCTGGGCCGGTTCGACGCCGGACAGTTTTTCGTGGCCTATCTGGTGGATCCGCGCTCGCATTACGTCCCGATGCAGTCGGCCATGGCCAAGAATGACCTCATGGCGGAATACCTGCGGCATACCGGCAGCGGGTTGTTTGCGGTCCCGCCGGGGATTCAGGCAGGGGAGTACATCGGGCAGCCGTTGTTCAGCTGATGTGGTTTTGAGGTTCAGCTGATGGGGTTGAACTGAATGGCCATCGGCACGGTAAGTGCCCCATATGTAAGCAGTCAGTGCCCCACATGCAAGCAGACCGTCCGGCGGATTCCGCCGGACGGTCTGCTTATTTGTTCCTGTAGTGGGTTGTTACGCCCTGCGCCTCTTCATGAGGAGCCAGGTTCCGGCGGCCAGGAGCAGAACTGCCGCTCCGCCGATCCAGGGCAGGCTCTTGCCCACGCCGGTTTCCGCCAGCGGAGCCTTCGAACCGGTGTCCGGCGTTGCCTCGGCTGCGGCTCCATCCGGCTCCTCCGTGCTCCCGTCAGAGTCTGAACCCGGTGTCCCCGTGTCAGCCGGTTCTTCTGCTGAACCCCCCGGGGCTGGAGTGCTGCCGGTGCCCGGTGACGGGGCCGCAGTAGGTTCAGCAGACGGTTCCGGAGCGGGAGCCGTAGGTTCAGCTGACGGTTCCGGCGTCGGTTCGTCGGTGGGCGCCGGTGCCGGATCTGTCGTCGGTTCAGGTGCCGGTGCTGCCGGGGCCGCCGAGAGGAGGTAGAGCGAAACCGCGTTCCCTCCGCCTGCCACCACATCCGGGCTGCCGTCACTGTTGAAATCTCCGGCCACGCCGACAGACGTTCCGACGTCTGCTCCCAGCAGCTGTCCTGACTCAGCAGGCAGCCCGGCCAGGCCAAGGCGGCCTGAGCCGTTCGGCAGGCCGTTCACCGCCCAGAGTTCACCGTTTGCGGCCGAGCCCAGAAGCACCTCAGGTGTTCCGTCGCCGTTGAGGTCCGGGATGCCCGCCACGGAAGCGCCGGTCCGGCCTCCGTCGGCGGCTCCCTCAATCCAGTAGCCGCGTTCCTGCGTCTCGCCGTCGGTGCACGTGGCATCCGCCGAGCCTGAGCTGCAGCTGAAGACGGTGGCGGCGGAGGCTTCCGGAGCCGTCATGACAGGGGCAGACGACGCCGAGCCGAAGATCACGGCAGCTCCGCCGTTACGGGGCGCATCCGGCCGGGACACGCCGTCGGCTCCCACCGCAATGTCGGCGAACCCGTCATTGTTGATGTCGCCGACACCGGCAATGGATGCGCCCAGCCGGTCCCGCTGGCGCTGCGGGCCATAGATCATAAAGCCGTCATCGGTCATCGCGGCGAGGTCCAGGCCACCGGTCCGGCCGCCCCACAGGGCGTAGGCGGCACCGGAGGATGAGACTTCCGCACCCCAGGGAGCAGCGGTGTAGGCGGACACCAGCAGGTCTGCGGCTCCGTCACCGTTCACGTCCCCCGCACCGCTGACCGTACCCAGGCGGTCCTGGGCGGCTGCACCGTCAATGGTGCGGATTACGCGGCCGGCATCCGTCTGGACGTTGACCGTGCGCACGGAGGTTTGTCCCTTGACGATCCAAACCCGACCGCTGTTGGTCCGGCCGTTGTAGTCGGCCAGAATGTCGCCAACCGCAATATCGTCCAGTCCGTCGCCGTCGACGTCGCCCACTGCTGCCACGGAGTAACCGAAGTTATCGGTGGAGTTGTCCGCTGCGGTTTTGTCAGCTGCGCCGGAATCCTCAATGACGAATCCCCGCGTGCCGAGGAAGTCCAGATCCACGGGGGAGAAGTCCCGCGCACCGAAGATCACGGTGGCCTGCTGGTAGCCGCGGCTGCCCGCCCCCAGGACAAAATCGTCAATGCCGTCGCCGTTGGTGTCGCCCAGACAGGACACAGCCCAGCCAACCCATGCGCCGGCCGGAACGGTGACGGAGGGCCCGTCGATGCGGATGGTGCCTGAAGCGTCAGGATCAGCAACGTCGCCGCCTGACGGCGTTCCGGTGCCGAGAGCAACATAGGCGGCGCCGGTGTTGACGTAGCCGGGGCGGTCCCAGCCCCAGTCGCCCAGGATGGTGTCATCCATCCCGTCACCGTTGACGTCGCAGGAGGAGCTGCTCACGCTAAACCCCAGGGTGCCGTTGGCCTCGCCCTGCCAGACGCTCTTGCCCGCCAGCAGCGGATCCGTTTCTTCGGCGGCTGCGGCCAGCGGCCAGGCAACGGTCAGCGAACCAACGCCAACGGCCAGCGCTGCGGCGCCCGCCAGGAGGCGGCGCCGCGGTGATGAATTTTCATACAACATGTTAATTTGGCTCGTTCCGGGCTTAGTTGGGGGCGTGAACGCCGTTGTTCTTTCCAAAGTCGGCTGCAGTGTCGAACTTCTGCGTGCTCAGGGACACTGCACCTGTGGCGGTTCCTGCGACGAGGTGCTGCCGGATGCTGCCGGTGAACGCAGTTTCGGAGCCGCCCGTTCCGTAGGGGTCGGTGTACACGGCGGACGGGGTTCCGGGGGTGACTGAGTTCTGGTTCAGATAGAAGTCGCGCTGCGCGCCGTCGAACGGAGAGGCCGGATCCTGCCAGTCAAGCGGTGCCAGCGAATTCACGGTGCTCCAGGGGAACCCGGCGGCGGCGTTTTCTCCCCAGGCCAGGTCCACCGGGCGTGAGATGCCGTTTTTGTTCTGCGCGGCGTCGCTGTTCGCCGGATCGTAGTAGCGGCTGGGGTTTCGCACGCCGAACCACGGGTCGAAATGCGCCAGCAGAGTGCCGTCAGCTGCTGTGATCCGGTTTTCGCCCTTCCACAGCTCATAGATTCCCCAAAGCGAGGCGGCCTCGCCGGTGGCATGCTCCGCAACGCACGCGGCATCGGGGATTTGCCGGGATCCGCCGTAGCCCGCCGGCAGCTTGCTGCCCATGGTGGCCACTGCTTCAAGTGCGCCGCAGTTCTTGTGGAATTCGTTGGAATTGCCGAACTTGCTCAGCGTCGTCGAAATGATTTCGGTGCCGTCAGAGCACTTGGACGCGTATATGGCTTCATGGGCATTGTTCGACGTGGCATCAGGGGACCAGCTGCCCTGATGCTGTTTGATGAGGAAATCGCAGGTGACAACCGCTCCCTGAGCGTCCAGTACCCATTCGCGGTTCTCGTCGATGAGTTCAACGTTGTTTTGCAGGAAGATTTTGTGGCCGGCATTGTCTTCGTGGCGCATGGCCATGCCTTCATGCTCGGCGCCGTACATCATCAGCGCCTCGCTGGCGTAGCCGAACGGTATGCCGGTCTTCCCATCGGCCTCTGCCGGAGTCAGGTAATCCACCACCCAGTCGTAGATGTCCGAGGTGGCCGGGTCCGCGCCGTGCTCGTGCCCGAACGTGCACATGCTGCCCGTGGTCGGATCAATGACCTGTGCCGGGTGCCAGGTCGGATAGATCTTTCCGTCCGGACCGAGCGCGGTGTACTCGGCGTGAAGTTCCGCCGAGCATGTGTCATAGGCGGTGGGCTTCCAGTTCCGCTCGAGATAGGCGGTGGAGTACTGCGGGTCGCCGCCGTGCTCGTGCCCCGGATCCGTTGGGGCGGTGGGCTCCGGCACGGTCATATCCGGCGTGGTGTGCTCTGGCGCGGTGTGGTCCATCGCCTCAGCCGGCGCGGCGGTGACGGAGAAGGCGGCCAGGCCTCCGGCCGCGAGTGCCGCTGCCGCGAGGGCGCCCGCCATTAGGCGCCATGTCCGCCTCCCGACGGCAGGGTCACGGTGGCTCTTTTGTTGGTTTTTCAAGGCAACCTAATCCAGCCGGAACGTACCGTCCGGCTTCTTGTTCGGTGGAGTGGAAGTGTGCCGGCTTAGGTAAGGGAATCCTAAGCCAGGCTCCTGAATCGTATGAAGGTAGGGGGTTACGCAACAAATATGTGACCTAATTATTACCGGAGGCTAATTTATGGTTCCCGTCACGTTTCCGTGATCTGCCCCTCACAGCACACTGTGCCCACCGTGCCGCGTGCCGGGCTTTGGGTGCAGTGACCTTAAGCTGGTAGTTGTAGGTTTTTGCCCTTTGCAGTCCCTCGCCGCGCAACCTGCCGGTGCACACTGCGGACGGGACCATAAGCGGACCGCACCCAGCGGCCTGCGCAGACACGAAAGAACGGCGGTACCATTCCATGGCTTCGACCAAATCCAAACTGGATCCGATCATCTCCCTCGCCAAGCGCCGGGGGTTCGTCTTCCAGTCGGGTGAGATTTACGGCGGGTCCCGCTCTGCATGGGATTACGGCCCCCTGGGTGTCGAACTCAAGGAAAACATCAAGAAGCAGTGGTGGCAGCACATGGTCCGCGGGCGCGACGACGTCGTCGGGCTGGATTCCGCCGTCATCCTCCCGCGCCAGGTCTGGGAGGCTTCCGGCCACGTTGAGGTCTTCTCCGATCCGCTGGTTGAATGCCTGAGCTGCCACAAGCGCTACCGCGCCGACCACCTCGAAGAGGCCTACGAGGAAAAGAAGGGCCACGCCCCCGAGAACGGCCTGGCGGACATTGCCTGCGCCAACTGCGGCACCAAGGGTCAGTGGACCGAGCCGCAGGAATTCTCCGGCCTGCTGAAGACCTTCCTTGGCCCGGTGGCCAATGAAGAAGGCATGCACTACCTGCGCCCCGAAACTGCCCAGGGCATCTTCGTGAACTTCAACAACGTGCTCACCACGTCGCGGAAGAAGCCGCCGTTCGGCATCGGCCAGATCGGCAAGAGCTTCCGCAACGAAATCACGCCGGGCAACTTCATCTTCCGCACCCGTGAATTCGAGCAGATGGAAATGGAGTTCTTCGTCGAGCCGGGCACGGACGAGGAATGGCACAAGTACTGGATCGAAAACCGGTTCAACTGGTACGTGAACCTGGGCATCGACCCGGAGAACCTGCGTCTGTTCGAACACCCGCTGGAAAAGCTGAGCCACTACTCCAAGGGCACCACTGACGTCGAATACCGCTTCGGCTTCCAGGGTTCCGAGTGGGGCGAGCTGGAAGGCATTGCCAACCGCACCGACTTCGACCTCGGCACACACTCCAAGCACTCCGGCACGGACCTGAGCTACTTCAACCAGGCCACCAACGAGCGCTTCACCCCGTACGTGATTGAGCCCGCCGCCGGCTTGACCCGTTCCTTCATGGCGTTCCTGGTGGACTCCTACACCGAGGACGAAGCCCCCAACGCCAAGGGCGGCGTCGACAAGCGCACCGTCCTGAAGCTTGACCCGCGCCTGGCGCCGGTCAAGGCAGCCGTGCTGCCGCTGAGCCGCAACGAGGACCTCTCTCCCAAGGCCAAGGACCTCGCTGCGCAGCTGCGCCGGAACTGGAACATCGACTTCGACGACGCCGGGGCCATTGGCCGCCGCTACCGCCGCCAGGACGAAATCGGCACCCCGTTCTGCATCACCGTGGACTTCGACACCCTCGAAGACCAGGCCGTCACCGTGCGCGAACGCGACTCGATGGCCCAGGAACGCGTAAGCCTGGACAAGGTTGAGGGTTACCTCGCGCAGAGGCTGATCGGAGCGTAATGGCACTGACTTTCCGCGAATGGCGCGAAGATGACGACCTGGCCCTGAACCAGCTGTGGGGCGATCCGGAAACGGTGCAGTCCGGCCAGTTCCGGGCTGTGCTGCGGCCGTCCTCCAATGAGCCCTGGAGCCGCTGCATCGTGGCCGAGGATGACGGGATTCCGGTGGCCGCCGGCGTCGTCTACGAAACCTCGCTGCATCCGGACCGGCTGTGGGTCTACGTGGAGGTGGCGCGGGAAAACCGGCGCTCCGGCCTCGGATCCACCCTGCTGGCCATGCTGCGCAAGGAAGCCGAGACGGCGCCGTCGGGAGTTACCGCCCTGCGGGCGAAGGTGGAGCCGGGCACTTCCGGTGCCGCGTTTGCCGAAGCCGCCGGATTCTCGCGGATCCAGCGTTCGCGGGTTGTCGTGGTGGAACCGGGCCGGATCAGCCTGCCCGTGTTCTCCGACGACGCCGGTCCCCAGCTGGAGGAAGCCGCCACCGGTTCGGTGGAGCTGACGCAGGCTGTGGCCGAGTTCTACAACAGCGTGCACGGCTGGGACCGGGCGGACATGACGCTGGGCCGCGCCCAGCAGATGCTGCTCAATGACGCCACCGGTGCCGCCGGCGCCGTGGTGCTGCGCGATGCGCCGAAGGCCAAGGGCGGAAAGATCGCTGCGTTTGCCGTGAGTTACACGCACAACCGCACCGATGAGCCCGCCGACGTGTTCCTGGGCTACGACACCAAGCTGGAACGGTCCGAGCAGGAAGCGGCACTGGAATCGCTGCTGGCCATGCTGACCTATCAGTATCCGGTGCAGCTGGAGGTGGACGAGTCCATGGCTCCCGTGGCCCGGATCATCCAGGCGCTGTTGGACAAGGGCGCGGCCCGCGAGGTCGGCCCGGCTACGGAGATCGTCAGCAGCTAGAGAGTCTCTGTGGTCTTTGCCTCTGCCGGGGCATAACGACGACGGCGGGCGCCGGTTCCTTCGGGGATCGGCGCCCGCCGTCGTTGTGCGTGTGGGAGCCGGCGCCGTGCAGTGTGTCCGGTCCGTGGCCCGCGTCCCTGGAACACATAACGGGCTTATAAGCGACGTTTAGCCCCCGCATCTGTACTAGGGATGCATGCAGGTGTTCCATCAACACACTGGGCAGAACAAGCCTAGGCAGCCAGCCTGCCGGAGAGCCCGTACAGCACCGATTCGGTAACCTCATCCAGCGAGCGCTCCGGGCTGAACACCAGCCATTCAAGGCCGCCGGTCAAAGCTGCGCCAAACACGCTGCCGGCCACCAGCTCCAGCCTGCCGTCCATCTCCGCCGGGGGAGAGGTCTCCCGGATGGGGATGATGAACTCGCCCAGGACTTCACGGCGAAGCAGTTCCAGGGAGGGCTGCCAGGCGCGGTCGGTCCGGAAGATCTCCGCGGCCAGCAGCCGGGCCAGGGCGCGGTTGTCGGCCACCGTTTCCAGCAGCGCGCGGACCATGGCCTGCAGGGCCGGCCACCCCGTCAGTGCGGAGCGGGCACTGCGCACAGTTTCCGTCAGCACCCCCACGCCCTCCAGCAGCAGCTCCTCGAACAACCGGTCCTTGGACGTGAAGTTGTAATAGACGCTGCCCTTGGCGACTCCGGCCCGCTCGGCAACGTTCTCCATAGTGGTTCCGGTGATGCCGTTGTCCGCCGCCAGCTCCAACGCGGCCTCGAGGATTGCGCGCTTGGTACCTGACTGGCGTGGCATGGAAACGTTCCTTCTTCTTCGTGATGGCCTGCTTCGATCTTAGAGGTCCGGGCCGGCCGCGGCATTTCGGCACCCGGCCGCCCGGGGAGACCCAACTTGGGAGAAAGCGTCCGGACTTGGGACAATGATGCCGATCCGAGTTTCCTGCGCCCGTCCTCCGGGCTGCAACCCCGCGCCACCTCCGTTGCAACTCCGTGCCAAAGCCGAAGGACCCTCCCATGGGACACAGCCATTCCCCGCACTCCGATGAGCCGCCGTCCCCGGCAGCACTGGCCGCCCGGCGCCGCGCCAACCTCCTGCTGACCTGGATCCTGGTTCCGCTGGGGCTGCTGGCCGTTATCGGCATGGTCCTGCTCTGGCCTTCCGGGGACCGCACCGGCATCACAGTGTCCGATCCCTACGCCACCGCAGACGGCGTCACCTTCGAAACCGGCAAGGTCCAGCGCGTCAGCGAGGAGAACTGTCCGTCGTCGCAGGCCCTGGTTAATGCCGGCGGAACAGCCCAGCAGTGCCTGGTGGCGTACACGGTTCCGAACTCCGGGGGCTCCACCATCCAGGTGGAAGTTCCCCCGGAGGTCGCCAAGGGAGGCGCCATCGAAGCCGGCGACACCATCCGCTACCTGAATCTTGAAGCCATCATGGCGCAGGGCGGCGGCGCACCGCCCTACGTTTTCGTGGACTTTGTCCGTTCCATTCCCATGGCCGCGCTGACAGTGCTTTACGCGGGGGTGGTGATCGCCGTCGCTCGCTGGCGGGGGCTGCGTGCCCTGGTTGGGCTCGCCGGCGCCTACGCGGTGCTCGCCGGATTCATCCTGCCCGGGCTGGTGGAGGGCAAGCCGCCGCTGCTGCTGGGGCTGATCGGTTCAAGCGTGATCATGTTCGGTGTCCTGTACTTTGCGCACGGCTTTACGGCGCGGACGTCGACTGCGCTCCTGGGGACGTTGTTCGGACTGTCGATCACGGCCTGCCTGGCGGCCTGGGCGACCGATGCGGCACACCTGGTGGGGGTCGATGACGAGAACGCGTACACGCTCATCAACTCCTCGGACAACATCTCCGTGTCCGGCATCATCCTGTGCGGGCTGATCATTTCCGGTCTCGGTGTGCTGAACGACGTCACCATCACGCAGTCCTCTGCCGTGTGGGAGATGTACGAGCTGGCGCCCGGGGCGAGCGCCAAGCGGCTCTTCTCCGGGGCCATGCGGGTGGGCCGGGACCACATTGCGTCCACCGTCTACACCATTGCCTTCGCCTATGCAGGAGCGGCGCTTCCGGTGCTGATCCTTGTCTCGCTTTACGACCGGCCCTTCTTGGACAGCATCACCAGCGGTGAACTGGCCGAGGAAGTAATCCGGACGCTGGTCGGCTCCGTAGGGCTGGTGGTTGCGATCCCGGTAACCACAGCCATCGCCGTTCTGGTGGTCAAGGCGGTGGGGATCAAGGGGATTCCGCACGGTACGGACGCAACGCACGACGACGGCGGGACGCTTCCGGCGCACGCAACGCCCGACGCCGGCGGGACGCCTTCCAGTCCCGCCGACGATGCACCGCCAACGCGGCGCTCGCTGCGCAACCGGTCCTGACCCTGCCGACGTAACCTACGGCGCCGTCGGAGCCGGGGCCGGAATAACCGGCGGCTCGAACGTGAACGTCATCCCCAGCAGCCAGACCAGCAGCAGGACCACGGGCAAGTGGATGATGAACTGCAGGAAGGTGAATCCCACCAAATCCCGTGCCCGCAGCTTCAGTACGGCCAGCAGCGGGAGCATGAAGAACGGGTTGATCAGGTTGGGCAGTGCCTCGGCAATGTTGTAAATCTGCACCGTCCAGCCAAGGTTCATCTCCACATCGGTGGCGGACTGCATCACGTAGGGAGCTTCCACCAGCCACTTGCCGCCGCCGGAGGGCACAAAGATGCCCAGAATGACGGTATAGAGCGCAATGACGACGGCGAATGCTCCGCCGGCGCCAATGTTGGTGAAGAACGTGGCCAGGTGCTCGGAGAGGGTGGTCCCGCTGCCGCCTTCGGCCTTTGTGAGGATCGCAGCCATTGCGGCGTAGAGCGGAAACTGGACCAGGATGCCGGCGGTGGCGGGAACTGCCTTGGTGACCGCCTGCAGGAAGTTCCTCGGCGTGCGGTGCAGCACCAGACCCAGGATCAGGAACACCAGCAGATAGCCGTTGAGGCTGGAGATCACGCTGAGGAACGGTTTGGTCACGAACTGTGAGACCAGCCACCCGGCGGTCAGCAAGCCCATGAGCATCGGCAGGATGGGGCTGTACTCCAGCCATTCTCCGGGACGCTCCCGGGTGGAGGCAGGCTCGGGCGTGTCATCCAGG
This genomic interval from Arthrobacter sunyaminii contains the following:
- the efeO gene encoding iron uptake system protein EfeO — encoded protein: MKAHPSLAPAVLLAVAALALSGCTDNTAAGDGGGIAVSSTADDCSVATDTAPGGTIRFDVTNDGDEVTEFYLLAEDGLRIVGEVENIGPGLTRDLVVMAPEGKYFTACKPGMVGDGIRSAFTVTEAPAGQEISADRAELQDTAVNLYAAYVKDQAAQLVEGTREFAAAFAAGEEETARALYPQVRMHWERIEPVAESFGDLDPILDAREADLEEGDEFTGWHRAEKDLWAPVDYTKMTAEERSYIADKMVADTEELFSRTQELTFTADKLANGAKELLDEVATGKVTGEEEFFSHTDLWDFQANVDGARIAYEDLKPLLAENDGDLDAALEENFAALQELLDQYRVDDGFKLYTELTDEQIQELSAAVDSLSEPLSKLTAAVVK
- the efeB gene encoding iron uptake transporter deferrochelatase/peroxidase subunit: MCPQESRGGGGLSRRGLFTAAGAGGIGLAAGAAGAFAAGRERSSPVNDVVPLYGAHQAGITTEAQDHMHTAAFDLTASTRQSVISLLRDWTEAAEAMTAGRDVGATGASGGAYDAPPEDTGEAQDLHAAHLTITFGFGRTLFEKDGEDRYGVRSRLPAALIDLPLFSGDALEPNRTGGDLMVQACADDPQVAVHAVRNLSRIAFGRARVRWSQLGFGRTASTSTGQVTPRNLFGFKDGTANIMAQDRDLLDKHVWVGGSPAAEAWLDGGTYAVMRRIRMHVETWDRTTLREQELVVGRTKRKGAPLSGGDEFTAPDFSLPGRNGPLIDAGSHLALAHPDHNGGVHMLRRGYNYADGTDDLGRFDAGQFFVAYLVDPRSHYVPMQSAMAKNDLMAEYLRHTGSGLFAVPPGIQAGEYIGQPLFS
- a CDS encoding FG-GAP-like repeat-containing protein, with the protein product MLYENSSPRRRLLAGAAALAVGVGSLTVAWPLAAAAEETDPLLAGKSVWQGEANGTLGFSVSSSSCDVNGDGMDDTILGDWGWDRPGYVNTGAAYVALGTGTPSGGDVADPDASGTIRIDGPSVTVPAGAWVGWAVSCLGDTNGDGIDDFVLGAGSRGYQQATVIFGARDFSPVDLDFLGTRGFVIEDSGAADKTAADNSTDNFGYSVAAVGDVDGDGLDDIAVGDILADYNGRTNSGRVWIVKGQTSVRTVNVQTDAGRVIRTIDGAAAQDRLGTVSGAGDVNGDGAADLLVSAYTAAPWGAEVSSSGAAYALWGGRTGGLDLAAMTDDGFMIYGPQRQRDRLGASIAGVGDINNDGFADIAVGADGVSRPDAPRNGGAAVIFGSASSAPVMTAPEASAATVFSCSSGSADATCTDGETQERGYWIEGAADGGRTGASVAGIPDLNGDGTPEVLLGSAANGELWAVNGLPNGSGRLGLAGLPAESGQLLGADVGTSVGVAGDFNSDGSPDVVAGGGNAVSLYLLSAAPAAPAPEPTTDPAPAPTDEPTPEPSAEPTAPAPEPSAEPTAAPSPGTGSTPAPGGSAEEPADTGTPGSDSDGSTEEPDGAAAEATPDTGSKAPLAETGVGKSLPWIGGAAVLLLAAGTWLLMKRRRA
- a CDS encoding glycine--tRNA ligase translates to MASTKSKLDPIISLAKRRGFVFQSGEIYGGSRSAWDYGPLGVELKENIKKQWWQHMVRGRDDVVGLDSAVILPRQVWEASGHVEVFSDPLVECLSCHKRYRADHLEEAYEEKKGHAPENGLADIACANCGTKGQWTEPQEFSGLLKTFLGPVANEEGMHYLRPETAQGIFVNFNNVLTTSRKKPPFGIGQIGKSFRNEITPGNFIFRTREFEQMEMEFFVEPGTDEEWHKYWIENRFNWYVNLGIDPENLRLFEHPLEKLSHYSKGTTDVEYRFGFQGSEWGELEGIANRTDFDLGTHSKHSGTDLSYFNQATNERFTPYVIEPAAGLTRSFMAFLVDSYTEDEAPNAKGGVDKRTVLKLDPRLAPVKAAVLPLSRNEDLSPKAKDLAAQLRRNWNIDFDDAGAIGRRYRRQDEIGTPFCITVDFDTLEDQAVTVRERDSMAQERVSLDKVEGYLAQRLIGA
- a CDS encoding GNAT family N-acetyltransferase, giving the protein MALTFREWREDDDLALNQLWGDPETVQSGQFRAVLRPSSNEPWSRCIVAEDDGIPVAAGVVYETSLHPDRLWVYVEVARENRRSGLGSTLLAMLRKEAETAPSGVTALRAKVEPGTSGAAFAEAAGFSRIQRSRVVVVEPGRISLPVFSDDAGPQLEEAATGSVELTQAVAEFYNSVHGWDRADMTLGRAQQMLLNDATGAAGAVVLRDAPKAKGGKIAAFAVSYTHNRTDEPADVFLGYDTKLERSEQEAALESLLAMLTYQYPVQLEVDESMAPVARIIQALLDKGAAREVGPATEIVSS
- a CDS encoding TetR/AcrR family transcriptional regulator: MPRQSGTKRAILEAALELAADNGITGTTMENVAERAGVAKGSVYYNFTSKDRLFEELLLEGVGVLTETVRSARSALTGWPALQAMVRALLETVADNRALARLLAAEIFRTDRAWQPSLELLRREVLGEFIIPIRETSPPAEMDGRLELVAGSVFGAALTGGLEWLVFSPERSLDEVTESVLYGLSGRLAA
- a CDS encoding YibE/F family protein, whose amino-acid sequence is MGHSHSPHSDEPPSPAALAARRRANLLLTWILVPLGLLAVIGMVLLWPSGDRTGITVSDPYATADGVTFETGKVQRVSEENCPSSQALVNAGGTAQQCLVAYTVPNSGGSTIQVEVPPEVAKGGAIEAGDTIRYLNLEAIMAQGGGAPPYVFVDFVRSIPMAALTVLYAGVVIAVARWRGLRALVGLAGAYAVLAGFILPGLVEGKPPLLLGLIGSSVIMFGVLYFAHGFTARTSTALLGTLFGLSITACLAAWATDAAHLVGVDDENAYTLINSSDNISVSGIILCGLIISGLGVLNDVTITQSSAVWEMYELAPGASAKRLFSGAMRVGRDHIASTVYTIAFAYAGAALPVLILVSLYDRPFLDSITSGELAEEVIRTLVGSVGLVVAIPVTTAIAVLVVKAVGIKGIPHGTDATHDDGGTLPAHATPDAGGTPSSPADDAPPTRRSLRNRS